The Mesorhizobium sp. NBSH29 genome has a segment encoding these proteins:
- a CDS encoding putative monovalent cation/H+ antiporter subunit A: MAGGAQSLTLLALALPFLGALAAPFLTRALKHNAAWLLALLPLWNFFYFASLLGTVSSGQTIKGGYSWIPSLNVNLSWYLDGLSLTFALLITGIGTLIMLYSGGYLKGHAQQGRFFSFMLMFMGAMQGLVLSDSFLMLFVFWELTSITSFLLIGFDNAREASRRAALQALVVTGAGGLALLAGLLVIWQATGINDMSTLLQSGSALRDAPLYMAALILVLGGAFTKSAQVPFHFWLPNAMEAPTPVSAYLHSATMVKAGVYLLMRLNPAMGDTVAWETILPLFGGATLLTGTVLAMRQTDLKLMLAYTTVASLGLLVMLTGFGSDKAVKAAVLYLIAHSMFKGALFMVAGLIDHEAGTRDITKLGGLRRAMPITFTAGILAALSMGGLPLFFGFLAKEEIYAALGFTSGWAAFLTLVAIVGNALMLAIGFLVGLKPFRGAEEKHLAKAHEGPPLLWLGPIILALSGLGAALLSPLAHTLFSSPMSSAVAGKSVSVEISTIPHIGMPLLLSLVTVALGIVFYLRADAIRARVDAVLKTIGWGPDLGFDQAMRGLIRVARVITSIVHNGRLDIYLTVTFIAVAVALLVPMVIYDELPVMPAFPNLAFYEWGVLAIAMIGLGAVVYANDRLTAIVSLGIQGFAVALLFMLMGAPDLSFTQFMVETLSVVILALVMTRLKLTPSDRRPTGQKALDISIAVACGTGFGLLLLNVTQLPFDTTLSDFFNAQSKVIAHGRNVVNVIIVDFRGIDTLGEIGVVMITGLAILALIRIRVQREPTVTAKDKP; encoded by the coding sequence ATGGCAGGCGGAGCGCAATCGCTCACACTTCTCGCATTGGCTTTGCCATTTCTGGGTGCTCTCGCTGCCCCGTTTCTCACCCGTGCGCTGAAACATAACGCCGCCTGGCTGCTGGCGTTGCTGCCACTCTGGAATTTTTTCTATTTTGCCTCTCTTCTGGGCACGGTGTCATCCGGCCAGACGATCAAGGGCGGCTATAGCTGGATTCCCAGCCTCAACGTCAATCTGTCCTGGTATCTCGACGGCCTGTCACTAACCTTTGCGCTTCTGATCACCGGCATCGGAACGCTGATCATGCTCTATTCGGGCGGCTACCTGAAAGGCCACGCCCAGCAGGGGCGGTTCTTCTCTTTCATGCTGATGTTCATGGGCGCCATGCAGGGATTGGTGCTGTCGGATTCGTTCCTGATGCTTTTTGTCTTCTGGGAACTGACCTCGATCACCTCCTTCCTGCTGATTGGCTTTGACAATGCGCGCGAAGCCTCGCGCCGCGCGGCGCTGCAGGCGCTGGTGGTCACCGGTGCTGGCGGGCTGGCGCTGCTGGCAGGTCTTCTGGTGATCTGGCAGGCGACAGGCATCAACGACATGTCGACCCTTTTGCAGTCCGGTTCAGCGCTGCGCGATGCCCCGCTTTACATGGCAGCGCTCATCCTGGTGCTGGGCGGCGCCTTCACCAAATCGGCACAGGTTCCGTTTCATTTCTGGCTGCCCAACGCAATGGAGGCGCCGACGCCAGTTTCGGCCTATCTGCACTCGGCAACCATGGTGAAAGCTGGCGTCTATCTGCTGATGCGCCTTAACCCGGCCATGGGTGACACTGTCGCTTGGGAAACCATTTTGCCCCTGTTTGGTGGCGCGACGCTGCTCACCGGAACAGTTCTCGCCATGCGTCAGACGGACCTCAAGCTGATGCTGGCCTACACCACCGTGGCATCGCTTGGTCTTCTGGTCATGCTGACCGGCTTCGGTTCCGACAAGGCAGTCAAAGCGGCGGTGCTCTATCTGATCGCGCATTCGATGTTCAAAGGAGCGCTGTTCATGGTCGCCGGCCTTATCGACCATGAGGCGGGCACGCGTGACATTACCAAGCTTGGCGGGCTACGCCGCGCCATGCCGATTACCTTCACCGCCGGCATCCTGGCAGCACTCTCGATGGGTGGACTGCCGCTCTTCTTCGGCTTTTTGGCCAAGGAAGAAATCTATGCCGCACTCGGTTTCACCAGCGGCTGGGCAGCATTTTTGACGCTGGTGGCCATTGTCGGAAACGCTCTGATGCTGGCGATCGGTTTTCTGGTTGGGCTAAAACCCTTCCGGGGGGCGGAAGAAAAACATCTGGCCAAGGCCCATGAAGGCCCACCACTTCTGTGGCTCGGTCCGATCATTCTGGCACTTTCCGGCCTTGGGGCGGCACTGCTCTCGCCACTGGCGCACACGCTGTTTTCGAGTCCGATGTCGAGCGCGGTGGCCGGCAAGTCGGTTTCCGTTGAAATCTCGACCATTCCCCATATCGGCATGCCGTTGTTGCTGTCGCTCGTTACCGTGGCGCTCGGGATTGTTTTCTATCTGCGCGCAGATGCCATTCGCGCCCGCGTCGACGCAGTCTTGAAAACCATTGGCTGGGGACCGGACCTTGGCTTTGACCAGGCAATGCGTGGCCTGATCCGGGTGGCGCGGGTGATCACCAGCATCGTCCACAATGGCCGCCTGGATATCTACCTCACCGTCACCTTCATTGCAGTCGCGGTCGCGCTTTTGGTGCCGATGGTCATCTATGACGAATTGCCTGTCATGCCGGCATTCCCCAACCTGGCCTTCTACGAATGGGGCGTTCTGGCAATTGCCATGATCGGCCTTGGCGCGGTCGTCTATGCCAATGACCGACTGACGGCCATTGTGTCGCTCGGAATCCAGGGGTTCGCGGTGGCGCTTCTCTTCATGCTGATGGGCGCGCCTGACCTGTCATTCACGCAGTTCATGGTCGAAACGCTCTCGGTGGTCATCCTCGCTTTGGTGATGACGCGGCTGAAACTGACGCCGTCCGACCGGCGTCCAACCGGTCAAAAGGCGCTCGATATCTCCATCGCTGTCGCCTGCGGTACGGGGTTCGGCCTGCTGCTCCTCAACGTCACGCAGCTTCCGTTCGACACCACGCTGAGCGACTTCTTCAACGCGCAGTCAAAGGTGATCGCCCATGGCCGTAATGTCGTGAACGTCATCATCGTCGATTTCCGCGGCATCGATACGCTGGGTGAAATCGGCGTCGTGATGATCACAGGCCTCGCCATCCTCGCGCTGATCCGCATCAGGGTTCAGCGTGAGCCGACCGTGACTGCAAAGGACAAGCCATGA
- a CDS encoding Na+/H+ antiporter subunit B encodes MNSLIFRTMAPYLTSLMVLFSIFVLLRGHNEPGGGFIGGLIAASAFAIYGIACGVPQVRRAFYYHPMAISGFGLFIASLSGFVSMFYGVPFLTGIWTTVNIFWVDVDLSTVLFFDIGVYLVVVGSITSIALALEDRVDD; translated from the coding sequence ATGAACAGCCTGATCTTTCGCACCATGGCACCGTACCTCACCAGCCTGATGGTGCTGTTTTCGATTTTCGTCCTGCTGCGGGGTCACAATGAGCCGGGCGGTGGCTTCATCGGCGGGCTGATCGCCGCCTCCGCCTTTGCCATTTACGGCATCGCCTGCGGTGTGCCCCAGGTGCGCCGCGCCTTCTATTATCACCCGATGGCGATCTCCGGCTTCGGCCTGTTTATCGCGTCTCTGTCAGGCTTCGTGTCGATGTTTTACGGCGTGCCGTTTCTGACCGGCATCTGGACAACGGTGAACATTTTCTGGGTCGATGTCGATCTCTCGACGGTGCTGTTTTTTGACATTGGCGTCTATCTGGTCGTCGTCGGCTCCATTACCTCGATCGCGCTGGCGCTTGAAGACAGGGTGGACGACTGA
- a CDS encoding Na+/H+ antiporter subunit C, which produces MEAILSYVVAVFFAVAIYMMLSTHVVRIVLGVAIFGNAVNLLIFTAGRIVREVPPIIPEGHDVPVGIVANPLPQALILTAIVISFSFFAFLLVLAYRAYQEIGTDETGGMRVAEPEGDGLPPMGY; this is translated from the coding sequence ATGGAAGCGATCCTCTCCTACGTTGTCGCAGTGTTCTTTGCGGTCGCCATCTACATGATGCTGTCGACCCATGTGGTGCGCATCGTGCTCGGCGTGGCGATTTTCGGCAATGCGGTGAACCTTTTGATCTTCACCGCCGGCCGTATCGTGCGCGAAGTGCCGCCGATCATTCCTGAAGGGCACGATGTGCCGGTGGGTATCGTTGCCAATCCGCTGCCGCAGGCGCTCATTTTGACCGCGATTGTCATCTCGTTTTCCTTCTTCGCCTTCCTGCTGGTGCTGGCATACCGCGCCTATCAGGAGATAGGCACTGATGAGACTGGGGGCATGCGCGTGGCCGAACCGGAGGGCGATGGCCTTCCGCCGATGGGATATTGA
- a CDS encoding Na+/H+ antiporter subunit D: MAVTLPADLSAAMTGVTALADWVIVAPVAVPILFGALLLMFRHETRSHALIALAGLAITVGSTVALLSRVLGEGPLAMTMGRWLPPFGISFTADALGAAFALVASAIALICALFAARDISATGRRYGFYPFLMLMMAGVNGAFLTGDVFNLYVWFEVFLISSFGLLILGSERDQIDGATKYAILNLVGTTLFLIGTGYLYGTFGTLNMADIARKVDGLRGTGPLMTLAALYFLAFAMKAAAFPVNFWLPASYHTPRIVIAALFGGLLTKIGIYALLRVFVMLFPVERAELSTVIGLVAAATMIIGILGALAQSDTRRIFGFVVISGVGVMLAGVALGGAAGTSGAILYAVHSMLVMTALYLLAGLMREVGGSFSLHELSGLYKASPLLAGIALLLVFSISGLPPGSGLWPKVVLVKAALDGNQWWLALAILATGLLTTITMGRVFALAFWREKAALKPEGETGPLTTLGGVSLIALTLPLLVLGVYPEPFIRMADIAAAGLIDSSTYINTVFPGGTP; this comes from the coding sequence ATGGCCGTAACTTTGCCCGCTGATCTCTCCGCCGCCATGACCGGCGTGACCGCGCTCGCCGACTGGGTCATTGTCGCACCCGTTGCGGTACCGATCCTGTTTGGCGCGTTGTTGCTCATGTTTCGCCATGAGACTCGAAGCCATGCGCTGATTGCGCTCGCCGGCCTGGCGATTACCGTCGGCTCCACGGTCGCGCTTCTCTCGCGCGTTCTGGGTGAGGGCCCGCTTGCCATGACCATGGGCCGTTGGCTGCCACCCTTCGGTATCTCGTTCACCGCCGACGCGCTGGGTGCTGCCTTTGCGCTGGTGGCATCGGCAATTGCCCTCATCTGTGCTCTGTTTGCAGCGCGCGACATCAGCGCGACGGGCCGGCGCTACGGCTTCTACCCGTTTCTCATGCTGATGATGGCTGGCGTCAACGGCGCCTTCCTGACCGGCGACGTGTTCAACCTCTATGTCTGGTTCGAGGTCTTTTTGATCTCTTCCTTCGGACTTTTGATCCTCGGCTCCGAGCGCGACCAGATCGATGGTGCCACCAAATACGCGATCCTCAATCTGGTCGGCACAACGCTGTTCCTGATCGGCACCGGCTATCTTTACGGCACTTTCGGCACCCTCAACATGGCCGACATCGCCCGCAAGGTGGATGGCCTGCGCGGCACCGGACCGCTGATGACACTCGCAGCGCTTTATTTCCTCGCATTTGCCATGAAGGCAGCGGCCTTTCCGGTCAATTTCTGGCTGCCCGCCTCATACCATACGCCGCGTATTGTCATTGCAGCCCTGTTCGGCGGGCTTTTGACCAAGATCGGCATCTATGCCCTGCTCAGGGTGTTCGTGATGCTTTTCCCGGTAGAGCGCGCCGAACTGTCCACCGTGATCGGCCTGGTGGCGGCAGCGACGATGATCATCGGCATCCTGGGTGCCCTGGCGCAGTCCGATACGCGCCGCATCTTCGGTTTCGTGGTGATCTCGGGCGTCGGTGTCATGCTTGCCGGCGTGGCGCTGGGCGGTGCCGCCGGCACCTCTGGTGCCATCCTCTACGCGGTTCATTCCATGCTGGTGATGACAGCGCTCTATCTCTTGGCCGGGCTGATGCGGGAAGTAGGCGGCAGTTTTTCGCTGCACGAACTGTCCGGTCTCTACAAGGCCTCGCCGCTGCTGGCAGGCATTGCGCTGCTCCTGGTGTTCTCGATTTCCGGCCTGCCACCCGGCTCCGGGTTGTGGCCCAAGGTCGTCCTCGTCAAGGCAGCACTGGATGGCAATCAATGGTGGCTGGCGCTGGCAATATTGGCCACCGGGCTGTTGACAACAATCACCATGGGCCGTGTTTTTGCGCTCGCCTTCTGGCGCGAAAAGGCCGCGCTGAAGCCGGAGGGCGAGACGGGCCCGCTGACGACGCTGGGCGGTGTGTCACTCATCGCGCTTACGCTGCCGCTTCTTGTGCTTGGCGTCTATCCAGAGCCGTTCATCCGCATGGCTGACATCGCCGCCGCCGGACTGATTGACTCGTCCACCTACATAAACACCGTATTTCCAGGAGGGACGCCATGA
- a CDS encoding Na+/H+ antiporter subunit E yields the protein MNLYLSNVILALAWAAVTGSFSLANIVFGFVLGAMALYLIREQTGSLGYFRRSWRILSLTALFLYELVLSAWRVSILVLSPKMDLKPGIFAYPLKAEHDVEITLLANLITLTPGTLSVDVSEDRKTLFVHAIDCSNPEAVRRDIASGFERKIIEVFK from the coding sequence ATGAACCTCTATCTGAGCAACGTCATCCTGGCGCTTGCCTGGGCCGCTGTCACCGGCTCGTTCTCGCTGGCCAACATCGTCTTCGGTTTCGTGCTGGGCGCAATGGCGCTCTATCTGATCCGGGAGCAGACCGGCTCGCTCGGCTACTTCCGCCGCAGCTGGCGCATTTTATCGCTCACAGCCTTGTTTCTCTATGAGTTGGTCCTTTCGGCTTGGCGCGTATCCATTCTGGTCCTGTCGCCGAAAATGGATCTGAAGCCCGGCATCTTCGCCTATCCGCTCAAGGCAGAGCATGATGTTGAAATCACACTTCTGGCCAATCTCATCACGCTGACGCCCGGAACCCTGTCGGTCGATGTTTCCGAGGATCGAAAGACGCTGTTCGTCCATGCGATCGACTGCTCGAACCCCGAAGCAGTGCGCCGTGATATTGCATCCGGCTTTGAGCGCAAGATCATTGAGGTGTTCAAATGA
- a CDS encoding cation:proton antiporter, translated as MSGEAFLDWALLFALALLMLSFLLTVARVLLGPTLPDRVLALDMLVSIAIGFIAVLGIKTGFTLYLDIAIALGLVGFLATVAFARFIANRPAEEPTPRSGKPSPDQGIGR; from the coding sequence ATGAGCGGCGAAGCATTTCTGGATTGGGCGCTGCTTTTTGCTCTGGCGTTGCTGATGCTGTCGTTTCTGCTGACGGTTGCGCGCGTGTTGCTTGGACCAACATTGCCGGACCGGGTGCTGGCGCTCGACATGCTGGTCTCTATCGCCATTGGTTTCATCGCGGTGCTGGGCATCAAGACCGGCTTCACGCTCTACCTTGATATCGCCATTGCACTGGGCCTCGTCGGCTTCCTGGCAACCGTGGCCTTTGCACGTTTTATCGCCAACCGCCCGGCAGAAGAGCCGACGCCGCGCTCTGGAAAGCCGTCGCCAGATCAGGGTATTGGCCGATGA
- the mnhG gene encoding monovalent cation/H(+) antiporter subunit G — MMDMIQSYLAGILIVIGAAFALIASIGLLRLPDLYTRMHAASKAGTMGSGIMLIALAIYTDDQAVLTRALAGVIFFLLTAPVSSHLLAKAAYAAGYPMWDGSVRDEMKPKATRQRRKPRNGKA, encoded by the coding sequence ATGATGGACATGATCCAGAGTTATCTCGCCGGCATCCTGATTGTCATTGGCGCAGCCTTCGCGCTGATTGCATCTATTGGCCTGCTACGGCTGCCGGACCTTTACACGCGCATGCACGCGGCCTCCAAGGCCGGCACCATGGGATCAGGCATCATGCTGATTGCACTGGCGATCTACACGGACGATCAGGCGGTGCTGACGCGTGCACTGGCGGGAGTGATCTTTTTCTTGCTGACAGCACCTGTTTCATCGCATCTGCTGGCCAAGGCAGCTTATGCAGCCGGCTATCCTATGTGGGATGGCTCGGTGAGGGATGAAATGAAGCCAAAGGCTACACGTCAACGCCGCAAGCCAAGGAATGGTAAAGCTTAA